Proteins from a genomic interval of Vibrio casei:
- a CDS encoding M24 family metallopeptidase — protein sequence MQRVIFKFSLEEYQQRLLKVRQSMEVHELDLLIIHDPANMAWLTGYDGWSFYVPQCVIISTSGDPIWFGRYLDANGALRTVYMSAEHVYCYPDYYVMNPKCHPMEHLVKAVLEPKLWDRGRIGVEKDNYYFSATAFEWLHDSLPNAQLLDATGLVNWCRAIKSEQELIYMYHAARIVENMHRVAFEMIEPGLPKHHLVAEINRQAVLGYEGHYGDYASIVPMLPSGADASAPHLTWDDQPFLRGEGTFIEMAGVHRRYHCPLSRTIFLGEPGDEFKRADEAMTLAISAAMDVARPGNTCADVAHALQAVLDKAGLSRAGARCGYPIGLSYPPDWGERTMSLREGDQTLLQEGMTFHLMPGLWFESWGLETTESIVITNFGAQALCNYPRHLFVKH from the coding sequence ATGCAACGAGTCATATTTAAGTTTTCTCTCGAGGAATATCAGCAGCGTTTACTTAAAGTTCGTCAATCGATGGAAGTTCATGAGTTGGATTTATTGATCATTCACGACCCTGCTAATATGGCTTGGTTGACAGGGTATGATGGGTGGTCTTTTTATGTGCCCCAGTGTGTGATTATTTCAACCAGTGGTGATCCTATCTGGTTTGGGCGCTACTTAGATGCCAACGGTGCTTTGCGTACGGTTTATATGTCGGCAGAGCATGTGTATTGCTACCCAGATTATTATGTTATGAACCCTAAATGTCACCCAATGGAGCATCTGGTTAAAGCTGTCTTGGAGCCGAAGCTTTGGGACAGAGGCCGAATTGGTGTTGAAAAAGATAATTACTACTTCAGTGCTACGGCATTTGAATGGTTACATGACAGCTTGCCAAATGCTCAACTACTGGATGCAACAGGCTTGGTGAATTGGTGCCGAGCGATTAAGTCCGAGCAAGAATTGATCTATATGTACCATGCTGCCCGTATTGTCGAAAATATGCACCGTGTTGCGTTTGAAATGATAGAGCCGGGTTTACCTAAGCATCACTTAGTGGCTGAAATTAATCGCCAAGCGGTTCTGGGTTACGAGGGGCATTATGGTGATTATGCTTCTATTGTGCCGATGCTGCCTTCTGGCGCGGATGCTTCAGCACCTCATTTAACATGGGATGATCAACCTTTTCTTCGAGGAGAAGGGACATTTATTGAGATGGCGGGGGTACATCGCCGTTATCATTGCCCATTATCACGCACCATTTTCCTTGGGGAACCTGGAGATGAATTTAAGCGAGCCGATGAAGCGATGACCTTAGCGATAAGCGCTGCGATGGATGTTGCACGGCCTGGTAATACATGCGCAGATGTTGCTCATGCTTTGCAAGCAGTATTAGATAAAGCTGGGTTGAGCCGAGCAGGGGCGCGCTGTGGATACCCTATTGGTTTAAGTTATCCACCCGATTGGGGAGAGCGAACTATGAGTTTACGAGAGGGCGATCAAACCTTATTACAAGAAGGGATGACCTTTCATTTAATGCCTGGCTTATGGTTTGAAAGTTGGGGATTAGAGACAACAGAAAGCATTGTGATCACCAATTTCGGCGCTCAAGCATTGTGTAACTATCCTCGCCATTTATTTGTAAAACATTGA
- a CDS encoding Lrp/AsnC family transcriptional regulator codes for MQLDRYDVKILNILQKNGRITKSNLADEINLSVSPCWERVKKLEQAGIIEGYGAKVNINKLFNQTSLMVEVSLKQHHANAFKQFEKLMSETSEVTDCYATGGGVDYILKIQTQDIDQYQRLIDRWLESDLGIERYYTYIVTKTIKQNASLVEYPN; via the coding sequence ATGCAATTGGATCGCTACGATGTGAAAATTTTGAACATTCTTCAAAAAAATGGTCGGATTACTAAGTCTAACTTGGCGGATGAAATTAACTTATCGGTTAGTCCTTGTTGGGAAAGAGTGAAGAAATTAGAACAGGCCGGCATTATTGAAGGCTATGGTGCCAAAGTGAACATTAATAAATTGTTCAACCAGACATCACTCATGGTAGAAGTGTCGTTAAAGCAGCATCATGCAAACGCTTTCAAGCAGTTTGAGAAATTGATGAGTGAAACCTCAGAAGTGACAGATTGCTACGCGACGGGCGGAGGGGTGGACTATATCCTTAAAATACAAACGCAAGACATTGATCAATATCAGCGTTTAATCGACCGGTGGTTGGAATCAGATCTTGGCATTGAGCGTTATTATACTTATATCGTCACCAAAACGATTAAGCAAAATGCTTCCCTAGTTGAATACCCCAATTGA
- a CDS encoding NAD-dependent succinate-semialdehyde dehydrogenase produces the protein MDAAIQHTHSFGYKPSHDMMTCLSDVRLVRNHAYMNGKWVDGSDFHPVENPATNQPIGYITKLSAEQIDQAIEAADRAFQPWRQFSAEQRADYLMRWYQSILDAKNDLAHLMVMEQGKTLAEALGEVEYGASFVRWFAEEARRSYGKTIPSHIPDAQLSTIREPIGVVGLITPWNFPNAMITRKAAAALAIGCTVVIKPASDTPFSALALVELADRCGFPAGVFNIVTGDAAMISKQLCSSPKVKALSFTGSTKVGKLLLKQAADTVKKCSMELGGNAPFIVLDDMNVDQAAKAAVDAKFQTSGQDCLAANRIFVPRRHYGEFLASFTQHMSRIVVGNGLDPNVTLGPLISLQAAQHAEDLVQDALDKGARLISRYQGHLPGPNYYPPTLLADVTSKMKVYLEENFCPVAGVLAYDDLDEAIKMGNETEYGLAAYVYGHNIHDIYRCMRGLEFGMVSVNSVKMTGHSIPFGGVKQSGLGREGSCYGFDEFSEIKYCCLGELPTVSGC, from the coding sequence ATGGATGCAGCAATTCAACATACTCACTCTTTTGGTTATAAACCCTCACATGACATGATGACCTGTTTATCTGATGTGCGTTTGGTGCGAAATCATGCCTACATGAATGGCAAGTGGGTGGATGGTTCGGACTTTCATCCAGTGGAAAACCCAGCCACTAATCAACCCATTGGGTATATCACCAAACTCAGTGCAGAGCAGATAGATCAAGCCATTGAAGCCGCGGATCGGGCGTTTCAGCCTTGGCGGCAGTTTAGTGCAGAGCAACGAGCTGATTATCTTATGCGTTGGTATCAATCAATTTTGGATGCTAAAAACGATTTAGCGCATCTGATGGTGATGGAACAAGGGAAGACTTTAGCCGAAGCCTTAGGCGAAGTGGAATATGGGGCTTCCTTTGTACGTTGGTTTGCAGAAGAAGCACGTCGAAGTTACGGAAAAACTATTCCAAGCCACATTCCTGATGCCCAGCTTTCAACGATACGTGAACCTATTGGTGTAGTGGGCTTGATTACCCCTTGGAATTTTCCTAATGCCATGATCACCCGTAAAGCGGCGGCGGCATTAGCCATTGGCTGTACTGTTGTGATTAAACCCGCAAGCGATACTCCTTTTTCGGCATTAGCGTTGGTGGAATTAGCGGATCGTTGTGGGTTTCCCGCGGGAGTATTCAATATCGTCACTGGTGACGCTGCGATGATTTCTAAACAGTTATGCAGCTCACCTAAAGTGAAAGCTTTGTCTTTTACTGGTTCGACAAAAGTCGGGAAATTATTGTTAAAGCAAGCGGCTGATACGGTTAAGAAATGCAGTATGGAGCTAGGGGGTAATGCCCCATTTATTGTGCTTGATGACATGAATGTCGATCAAGCGGCAAAAGCGGCGGTTGATGCAAAATTTCAGACCTCTGGGCAAGACTGTTTAGCGGCGAATCGAATTTTTGTACCTCGGCGTCATTATGGTGAATTCTTAGCCTCATTTACCCAACATATGAGTCGCATTGTGGTGGGAAATGGCCTTGATCCTAATGTAACTCTTGGGCCACTTATTTCACTACAGGCTGCGCAACATGCCGAGGATTTGGTTCAAGATGCACTCGATAAAGGCGCTCGATTAATTTCTCGTTATCAAGGTCATTTACCCGGGCCTAATTACTATCCGCCCACATTATTGGCCGATGTCACATCTAAAATGAAGGTGTACCTCGAAGAAAACTTTTGTCCGGTTGCTGGGGTGTTGGCTTACGATGATTTAGATGAAGCCATCAAGATGGGTAACGAGACGGAATATGGTTTGGCGGCTTATGTGTACGGACACAATATTCACGATATTTACCGCTGCATGCGAGGGCTAGAGTTTGGCATGGTGAGTGTTAATTCAGTCAAAATGACCGGACATTCTATTCCTTTTGGAGGGGTAAAACAATCAGGGCTAGGGCGAGAAGGCAGCTGTTATGGTTTTGATGAATTTAGTGAAATCAAGTATTGCTGTTTAGGTGAATTACCCACCGTGAGTGGTTGCTAG
- a CDS encoding aspartate aminotransferase family protein gives MTKSTEQLLNIDRNSVFHSSTHLKQYAAGELPGRIITGGKGIRITDSEGIELIDGFAGLYCVNIGYGREEMAEAIYEQAKKLAYYHTYVGHTNEALIELSDRILKMAPEGMSKVYYGLSGSDANETQLKLVWYYNNARGLPRKKKIISRDRGYHGSSIASGSMTGLPIFHAHFDLPLERIKHTIAPCYYRREVENMSEIEFSQFCADQLEALILREDPDTVAAMIAEPVLGTGGIVPPPKGYWQAIRKVLDKYDILLIADEVVCGFGRLGSSFGSTHYDMKPDLMTVAKGLTSAYLPLSGVIIGKKVWEVLEDGTDQWGAIGHGYTYSGHPMGAAAALCNLDIIEREHLVENSHDVGQYLQQRMNATFADHPLVGESRGVGLLHGLEFSSDKSHRAHFDPSLKVGPQIAAACLERGLIARAMPHGDILGFAPPLIATKSDIDQMVDITEQAINQVMDKLVTSNGFVGR, from the coding sequence ATGACTAAATCAACCGAACAGTTACTGAATATTGACCGTAATAGCGTTTTTCATTCTTCAACCCATCTTAAGCAATATGCGGCAGGTGAGTTACCAGGGCGCATTATTACCGGAGGCAAAGGTATTCGCATTACCGATTCCGAAGGGATTGAGTTAATTGACGGCTTTGCCGGCCTCTATTGTGTCAATATTGGTTATGGTCGAGAAGAAATGGCAGAGGCGATTTATGAACAGGCCAAAAAACTGGCGTATTATCATACTTATGTTGGCCATACTAACGAGGCATTAATCGAACTTTCTGATCGTATTTTGAAAATGGCACCGGAAGGAATGAGTAAAGTGTATTACGGCTTATCGGGCAGTGATGCGAACGAAACTCAACTCAAATTAGTGTGGTACTACAACAATGCCAGAGGGTTACCCCGTAAGAAAAAAATCATTTCTCGTGATCGTGGGTACCATGGGTCGAGTATTGCTTCTGGTTCGATGACAGGCCTGCCAATTTTCCATGCGCACTTTGACTTACCTTTAGAGCGTATTAAACACACCATTGCTCCATGTTATTACCGACGAGAAGTTGAAAATATGAGTGAAATTGAGTTTTCTCAGTTTTGCGCCGATCAACTTGAAGCGCTAATTTTACGTGAAGATCCCGATACTGTAGCGGCCATGATTGCTGAACCAGTATTAGGCACCGGAGGCATTGTTCCGCCACCAAAAGGTTACTGGCAAGCCATTCGCAAAGTATTAGACAAATATGACATTTTATTAATTGCGGATGAAGTCGTGTGTGGGTTTGGTCGGTTAGGATCGAGTTTTGGTTCCACGCATTATGATATGAAGCCAGATCTTATGACGGTTGCCAAAGGGTTAACATCAGCCTATTTGCCTTTGTCTGGCGTTATTATTGGTAAGAAAGTATGGGAAGTATTAGAAGATGGTACCGATCAGTGGGGGGCAATTGGACATGGTTACACTTATTCCGGACACCCAATGGGAGCGGCAGCCGCGTTATGTAATTTAGATATTATTGAACGTGAACATCTTGTCGAGAATAGCCATGATGTCGGGCAATATTTACAGCAGCGTATGAATGCGACTTTTGCTGATCATCCATTAGTGGGTGAATCGCGAGGGGTTGGTTTATTGCATGGACTTGAGTTTTCATCGGATAAATCCCATCGGGCGCATTTTGATCCAAGCTTAAAGGTGGGGCCACAAATTGCCGCGGCATGTTTAGAGCGTGGGCTCATCGCTCGGGCAATGCCTCACGGCGATATCTTGGGTTTTGCACCACCGCTTATTGCGACTAAAAGTGATATTGATCAAATGGTCGACATTACGGAACAAGCGATCAACCAAGTGATGGATAAATTGGTCACATCAAACGGTTTCGTTGGTAGATAA
- a CDS encoding prolyl oligopeptidase family serine peptidase: MKFFLAVTTLLFLICKSGHTKDDFSWLKESKKETESIAIYLKNKNELSSRFLFNLKPLQETLIKEWEESAPNKPEKPWLIRGKFELSLIRLNNERVIAIRDRKTKAQKVLFNIEYRSSQHDYYQLGGWSLSPNGKLIALAEDILGTEEYRIVVINLENHKENVISDRSEPTLIWTKNNQSLYTIKKTESDFRPFALYLTNVDTGVSKKKIEEEKVEFLLSVYSASDDRYAIVQSNNETMTEQRILNLESGSISEPIRQRKSGIEYTTDIANELLYIQSNISGKSALYYQELLKSDKWQELYSPEEGTTLQSFHLFSAGILIREKNSQQESIVILPYKEGKFIRFPLAPKGSVGWLSHVGDFNSNIAYIRSMSLVQPAKWEMLDIAHARRSVISEDTYPNYHVSDYQTETIFVPSGDVKIPVTLAYKKSMFDKNSPVVLYVYGAYGFKMKPYFMPQITSMLDQGIVYAIAHVRGGGYYGEKWHQAGKGVNKPKGISDFLSVVKAMKNFNEGNRKIAAMSSSAGAVLIAAAVNRHPEYFSAINLNVPFVDVVSSMANSKLPLTAQQYYEWGNPHVQEELSIMSSFDPMRNIHSANYPPTLVRIGWHDSRVPYWEGAQYLSLISQKSKGRGPYLLLTDFESGHSVDQRKALTQQAMDYAFLIHFLSLPEITEL; encoded by the coding sequence ATGAAGTTTTTTTTAGCTGTTACAACTCTGCTTTTCTTAATTTGTAAAAGTGGTCATACAAAAGATGATTTTTCTTGGTTGAAAGAAAGTAAGAAAGAAACTGAATCAATAGCTATTTATCTAAAAAATAAGAATGAATTATCTTCGCGATTTTTATTTAATTTAAAGCCTTTACAAGAAACCTTGATTAAAGAGTGGGAAGAATCTGCTCCTAATAAACCAGAAAAACCTTGGTTGATAAGAGGGAAGTTTGAGCTTAGCCTTATTAGATTAAATAATGAACGTGTTATAGCTATCCGCGATCGTAAAACCAAAGCTCAGAAAGTTTTATTTAATATTGAATATCGTTCATCTCAGCATGATTACTATCAACTTGGTGGTTGGTCTTTAAGCCCTAATGGTAAGCTGATTGCTCTGGCTGAAGATATTTTAGGAACCGAAGAGTATCGTATTGTTGTTATTAATTTGGAAAATCATAAAGAAAACGTTATTTCAGATAGAAGTGAACCAACATTAATTTGGACAAAAAACAATCAAAGCTTATATACAATCAAAAAAACAGAGTCTGATTTTAGACCATTTGCTCTTTATTTAACCAATGTAGATACGGGAGTATCGAAGAAAAAAATAGAAGAAGAAAAAGTTGAATTTCTATTATCAGTTTATTCTGCAAGTGATGACCGATATGCGATCGTCCAATCAAATAATGAAACAATGACAGAGCAAAGAATACTCAACTTAGAGTCTGGTAGTATTTCTGAGCCCATTAGACAAAGAAAGTCAGGTATTGAATATACGACAGATATCGCCAATGAATTATTGTATATACAAAGTAATATATCAGGAAAGTCGGCTTTATATTATCAAGAGTTATTAAAATCTGATAAATGGCAAGAACTATACTCTCCTGAAGAAGGAACAACATTACAGAGCTTTCATTTATTTTCTGCTGGAATATTGATACGAGAAAAAAATAGCCAACAAGAGTCTATTGTTATCCTTCCTTATAAAGAAGGGAAATTCATTCGATTTCCTTTAGCTCCTAAAGGTTCTGTAGGTTGGTTAAGCCATGTGGGTGATTTCAATAGTAATATTGCCTATATTCGCAGCATGTCTTTAGTTCAACCAGCCAAATGGGAAATGCTCGATATTGCTCATGCTCGGCGCAGCGTTATTAGTGAAGATACTTATCCTAACTATCATGTTTCCGATTATCAAACTGAGACGATTTTTGTTCCATCTGGTGACGTTAAGATTCCGGTTACATTAGCCTACAAAAAATCAATGTTTGATAAAAATTCTCCCGTTGTTTTATACGTCTATGGTGCTTATGGCTTCAAGATGAAGCCCTACTTCATGCCTCAAATTACTTCAATGCTTGATCAGGGGATCGTTTATGCGATCGCACATGTTCGAGGAGGAGGGTATTACGGAGAGAAGTGGCATCAGGCAGGAAAAGGGGTAAATAAGCCTAAAGGTATTAGCGATTTTCTTTCAGTCGTTAAGGCCATGAAAAACTTTAATGAAGGGAACCGTAAAATAGCAGCAATGAGCTCTAGTGCTGGAGCCGTATTGATAGCCGCTGCAGTTAACCGACATCCCGAATATTTTTCGGCCATTAATTTAAATGTTCCTTTTGTAGATGTGGTCAGTAGCATGGCTAACTCTAAGTTACCACTGACAGCTCAACAATATTATGAATGGGGAAATCCTCATGTTCAGGAAGAACTTTCTATTATGTCTTCTTTTGACCCCATGAGGAATATTCATTCGGCGAATTATCCACCCACCTTGGTGCGTATAGGTTGGCATGATAGTCGAGTCCCATACTGGGAGGGGGCTCAATATTTATCCTTAATATCTCAAAAAAGTAAGGGGCGAGGACCGTACTTATTACTGACTGATTTCGAAAGTGGCCATTCAGTTGACCAACGCAAGGCTTTAACCCAACAAGCGATGGACTATGCCTTTTTAATCCACTTTTTATCATTACCTGAAATAACGGAGCTGTAA
- a CDS encoding TonB-dependent hemoglobin/transferrin/lactoferrin family receptor, whose product MKPHQWSAATLSLLASNFVYAEADIFNEVVVTANKYEENLSQTAGSVAVINTDDVREEGATELYDVLTHEPGVNVTGGAGRPQNITIRGMSGNRVEIIKDGISTSDGFGADDLNDSAGRNSFDISTLKKIQVVKGASSTSYGSGAIGGVVILSSYTPEDLLGSKDFYSDISTTYTGISNKYRISSNVAFRTESTSSLFSVGYWSGNESRNYQSDLYNRDVEGTSFEYTLHHYLSDQWLLKAKAEIYNEKMNTLEGSSSLQPDGIWSIGDYNEETSTTTYLAWIGAEYDADHIWMDSLDTKVYYRFSEYKEGTNRLMNRENNGVTELRREIDNREFNDQLLGFSMDFDKEIYSKGLTHTIVYGGVAETSYHDRPVHDTTSDWNGTTSSNSAPFAPARSYSLGVFLQDSISMGAWTTMLGLRFDAHKLMAEKNTSAEFYDLKDNSSHELSPSASLTYQFTNELNAYVSYKHGYRAPEYDKTYGYVSHEFVPITPFVILPNFNLEAETSDSFELGSKYDSGSLRIYTAIFYNKFENFISVVDQGFNSSTGLFEKKFDNFNGVETYGAELSIEYAFNSSWSALGKAGWVDGEDGNGEYVRTITPLEGNFTLNYTKDIFNSYARVNWAGSMDRTPSCATELGLQTTCATTSGWATFDMGVGVEMVKDLSINLNILNLFDREYTRYQDVAGVSSSQTHFSTQPGRYFTVNARYAF is encoded by the coding sequence ATGAAACCGCATCAATGGAGTGCTGCCACATTGAGTCTACTTGCATCAAATTTTGTGTACGCAGAGGCTGACATATTTAATGAGGTTGTAGTGACGGCTAATAAATATGAAGAAAACTTGTCTCAAACTGCTGGCTCTGTCGCTGTCATTAATACTGATGATGTTCGAGAAGAAGGCGCTACTGAATTGTATGACGTATTAACGCATGAACCTGGAGTGAATGTAACAGGAGGTGCTGGACGCCCACAGAATATTACGATTCGAGGCATGAGTGGGAATAGAGTCGAGATAATTAAAGATGGTATATCAACGTCAGATGGCTTTGGTGCTGATGATCTAAATGATAGCGCTGGTCGTAATTCTTTTGATATTTCGACATTAAAGAAAATACAAGTTGTAAAAGGAGCGAGCTCAACAAGTTATGGGTCTGGTGCTATAGGCGGTGTTGTTATTCTCAGTTCATACACACCTGAAGATCTTTTAGGAAGTAAAGATTTTTACTCTGATATTTCTACTACCTATACAGGAATTAGTAATAAATACCGAATATCTTCCAATGTGGCTTTTCGTACGGAGAGCACCAGTAGTTTATTTAGTGTTGGATATTGGTCAGGAAATGAAAGTCGTAATTATCAAAGTGATCTTTACAATCGAGATGTTGAAGGGACAAGTTTTGAATATACCCTACATCATTATTTAAGTGATCAATGGTTGTTAAAAGCAAAAGCTGAGATATACAACGAAAAAATGAATACGCTTGAAGGTTCATCATCTCTTCAACCTGATGGTATTTGGAGTATTGGTGACTATAACGAAGAAACTTCAACGACAACTTATCTAGCATGGATTGGAGCTGAATATGATGCTGATCATATTTGGATGGATAGTTTAGATACAAAGGTTTATTACCGGTTTAGTGAATATAAGGAAGGTACTAATCGTTTAATGAATCGTGAAAATAATGGAGTAACCGAACTTCGCCGAGAAATTGATAATCGTGAATTTAATGACCAATTGTTGGGTTTTTCCATGGATTTTGATAAAGAGATATATAGTAAGGGGCTTACTCATACTATTGTTTATGGAGGGGTAGCTGAGACCTCATATCACGATCGTCCAGTTCATGATACCACTTCGGATTGGAATGGAACCACTTCTAGTAACTCAGCTCCTTTTGCGCCTGCCCGAAGTTATTCTTTAGGAGTCTTCTTACAAGATTCTATTTCAATGGGAGCATGGACTACTATGCTTGGCTTGAGATTTGATGCTCATAAATTAATGGCAGAAAAAAATACTTCAGCCGAGTTTTATGATTTGAAAGATAACTCTAGCCATGAATTATCACCTAGTGCTTCACTTACATATCAATTCACGAACGAGCTTAATGCTTATGTCAGTTATAAGCATGGATATCGAGCCCCTGAATACGATAAAACATATGGTTATGTGAGTCATGAGTTTGTTCCAATTACACCTTTCGTTATTTTACCAAACTTCAATTTAGAAGCCGAAACCAGTGATAGCTTTGAACTAGGTTCCAAATATGACAGTGGCTCTTTACGGATATATACCGCTATTTTTTACAACAAATTTGAAAACTTTATTAGTGTTGTTGATCAAGGGTTTAATAGTTCAACGGGATTATTTGAAAAGAAATTCGACAATTTTAATGGGGTTGAAACTTATGGCGCTGAACTATCAATTGAATATGCATTTAATAGTTCATGGAGTGCGCTAGGAAAAGCAGGTTGGGTTGATGGAGAAGATGGTAATGGTGAATACGTTCGTACAATTACACCATTAGAAGGTAATTTCACTCTAAATTATACGAAAGATATTTTTAATAGCTATGCACGTGTTAATTGGGCTGGATCAATGGATCGAACACCAAGCTGTGCAACGGAGCTTGGTTTACAAACGACCTGCGCAACCACCTCGGGATGGGCAACTTTCGACATGGGGGTTGGTGTTGAAATGGTAAAAGACCTTTCTATTAATTTGAATATTCTTAATTTATTCGACCGTGAATATACTCGGTATCAAGATGTTGCTGGTGTTTCTAGTTCACAAACTCATTTTTCAACTCAGCCTGGTCGATATTTCACTGTTAATGCACGTTATGCATTTTAA